The Breoghania sp. genome has a segment encoding these proteins:
- a CDS encoding acyl-CoA dehydrogenase family protein codes for MTAIQVPRPEWMDEDLVLLDSAARRFFDQEIAPDYEDFVEAGCVTREAWEKTGAAGLLCAEIDEAYGGAGGTFAHDAVVAQILGEKGLDHFGVALHSTIVAPYIAHYGSEDQKHRWLPKLVSGEYIGAIAMTEPAAGSDLQGVRTTAVKDGNHYVLNGQKTFITNGQLANLIIVVAKTDPSMGAKGTSLFVVETDEADGFRRGRNLDKIGLKGNDTSELFFDDVRVPADALLGPEEGRGFYQLMEQLPQERLLVAIQAMSMIERALAVTLDYVKERKAFGKRILDFQNTQFKLAELKSEATIGRVFVDHCIARHLKGELDPTTASMAKYWTTDLQCKVVDECLQLHGGYGYMNEYPIARMYQDARIQRIYAGTNEIMKVLIARSL; via the coding sequence CGCCGCGCGCCGGTTCTTTGATCAGGAAATCGCGCCCGACTACGAGGATTTCGTGGAAGCGGGCTGCGTGACCCGCGAGGCCTGGGAAAAGACCGGGGCCGCAGGCCTGCTGTGCGCGGAAATCGACGAGGCCTATGGCGGGGCCGGAGGCACCTTCGCCCATGATGCGGTCGTGGCCCAGATCCTGGGCGAAAAGGGGCTCGATCATTTCGGCGTGGCGCTGCATTCCACCATCGTCGCCCCCTACATCGCGCATTACGGCTCCGAAGATCAGAAGCACCGCTGGTTGCCGAAGCTCGTTTCCGGCGAATATATCGGCGCCATCGCGATGACCGAGCCTGCGGCGGGTTCCGATCTTCAGGGTGTGCGCACCACGGCGGTCAAGGACGGCAACCACTATGTGCTGAACGGTCAGAAGACCTTCATCACCAACGGTCAGCTCGCCAACCTGATCATCGTCGTCGCCAAGACCGACCCATCGATGGGCGCCAAGGGCACCTCTCTTTTCGTGGTGGAGACGGACGAGGCGGACGGCTTCCGGCGTGGGCGCAACCTCGACAAGATTGGCCTCAAGGGCAACGACACATCCGAATTGTTCTTCGACGACGTGCGTGTTCCCGCCGATGCGCTTCTGGGCCCCGAAGAAGGCCGCGGCTTCTATCAGCTCATGGAGCAGCTCCCCCAGGAGCGCCTTCTGGTGGCCATTCAGGCCATGTCGATGATCGAGCGCGCGCTCGCCGTAACGCTTGACTATGTCAAGGAGCGCAAGGCCTTCGGCAAGCGCATTCTCGATTTCCAGAACACACAGTTCAAGCTCGCCGAACTCAAGAGCGAAGCGACCATCGGACGGGTCTTTGTCGATCATTGCATCGCCCGGCACCTCAAGGGCGAACTCGATCCGACTACGGCCTCGATGGCCAAGTACTGGACGACCGATCTGCAATGCAAGGTCGTTGACGAATGCCTCCAGCTACATGGCGGCTATGGCTACATGAACGAATACCCGATTGCCCGCATGTATCAGGATGCCCGAATTCAGCGCATCTACGCGGGCACAAATGAAATCATGAAAGTTCTGATCGCCCGCAGCCTCTAG
- a CDS encoding acetyl-CoA C-acetyltransferase has translation MPEAYIYDHVRTPRGRGKQDGALHEVPAVRLASVALEAIEDRNELDTSLIDDVILGCVDPVGEAGGDIARAAVFAAGYADSVPGMQINRFCASGLDAVNMGAGQIMSGQHDLVVSGGVESMSRIGIGASGGAWAVDPQVALPSYFMPQGVSADLIATKYGFSRDDVDGYAVESQKRSANSWEKGYFSKSVVPVKDINGITILDRDEHMRPGTDMQSLASLNASFELMGSMGGFDAVAVQAHPEVEAVNHVHHAGNSSGIVDGAAAVLIGSRRGGKAAGLKPRARIKAFANIGSDPALMLTGPVDVTEKLLKRAKMTTSDIDLFEINEAFASVVLRYRQALDLDADIVNVNGGAIALGHPLGATGAMILGTVLDELERRDLNTALVTLCIGAGMGTATIIERV, from the coding sequence ATGCCCGAAGCCTATATTTACGATCATGTGCGCACGCCGCGCGGTCGCGGCAAACAGGACGGCGCCTTGCACGAGGTTCCCGCCGTGCGTCTCGCCTCGGTGGCTCTGGAAGCCATCGAGGACCGCAACGAACTCGACACCAGCCTGATCGATGACGTCATTCTGGGCTGCGTCGATCCGGTGGGCGAAGCGGGCGGAGACATTGCCCGCGCCGCCGTTTTCGCGGCCGGTTATGCCGACAGCGTGCCCGGCATGCAGATCAACCGCTTTTGCGCTTCCGGTCTCGACGCGGTGAACATGGGGGCCGGTCAGATCATGTCCGGCCAGCACGATCTCGTCGTTTCCGGCGGTGTGGAGAGCATGAGCCGCATCGGCATTGGCGCATCGGGCGGGGCATGGGCGGTCGATCCGCAGGTGGCCCTGCCCTCCTATTTCATGCCGCAGGGCGTTTCCGCGGATCTCATCGCCACGAAATACGGCTTCTCGCGCGATGACGTGGACGGCTATGCCGTGGAGAGCCAGAAACGCTCGGCGAACTCCTGGGAAAAGGGCTACTTTTCCAAGTCCGTCGTCCCGGTGAAGGACATCAACGGGATCACAATCCTCGATCGCGACGAGCATATGCGTCCGGGAACGGACATGCAGTCGCTCGCCTCGCTCAACGCGTCCTTTGAACTCATGGGCTCCATGGGTGGCTTCGATGCGGTGGCCGTGCAGGCGCACCCGGAAGTGGAGGCGGTCAACCACGTCCATCATGCGGGCAATTCGTCCGGCATCGTGGATGGCGCGGCGGCCGTTCTCATCGGCAGCCGCCGGGGCGGCAAGGCGGCGGGCCTCAAGCCCCGCGCACGTATCAAGGCCTTCGCCAATATCGGGTCCGATCCGGCCCTGATGCTGACCGGCCCGGTGGACGTTACCGAAAAGCTCCTCAAGCGGGCCAAGATGACGACCTCCGACATCGACCTCTTCGAGATCAACGAGGCGTTTGCCTCCGTGGTGCTGCGCTATCGTCAGGCGCTCGACCTCGATGCCGATATCGTCAACGTGAATGGCGGCGCGATCGCGCTTGGCCATCCGCTGGGCGCAACCGGCGCAATGATCCTGGGCACGGTGCTGGATGAGCTGGAGCGGCGCGATCTCAACACCGCGCTCGTGACACTCTGCATCGGCGCGGGTATGGGCACCGCCACGATCATCGAGCGGGTTTAG
- a CDS encoding cupin domain-containing protein: MTVNIEEEFSRITEHWSPRVIADANGQSVKLAKVKGEFVWHDHADEDELFFIIKGSLTIRYRDRADAVLSVGDMHVVPRGIEHNPIAEEECWLMLFEPADTRHTGDVDADLTRSGAEQRAHLQPVVT, from the coding sequence ATGACCGTCAATATCGAAGAGGAATTCTCGCGCATCACCGAGCACTGGTCACCGCGTGTGATCGCCGATGCCAACGGCCAGTCGGTAAAGCTCGCCAAGGTGAAAGGAGAATTCGTCTGGCACGACCATGCCGATGAGGACGAATTGTTCTTCATCATCAAAGGCAGCCTGACGATCCGATATCGCGACCGCGCCGATGCGGTGCTGAGCGTCGGCGACATGCATGTCGTGCCGCGCGGGATCGAGCACAACCCGATCGCCGAAGAGGAATGCTGGCTGATGCTGTTCGAGCCAGCCGACACCAGACATACCGGCGATGTGGATGCCGATCTCACCCGTTCCGGTGCCGAACAGCGCGCCCACCTGCAACCGGTCGTAACGTGA
- a CDS encoding 3-hydroxyacyl-CoA dehydrogenase NAD-binding domain-containing protein, with translation MAYKNFTIETDADGIALVTWDMPGKSMNVFDMEVMDELEAVLNQTVADDAIKGVVVTSGKEGSFSGGADLTMLEGLLRQFHAESSRDPEAAAKELLAQSRRMSLLYRALETCGKPWVAAINGVCMGGATELALACHARVVSDADAVKIALPEVKVGLFPGAGGTQRVMRMTDAQAGLQFLLQGRTLDGTKAKAMGLVDEIAPKKKLIEAAKKLLKAGVDPKKPWDKKGFKSPSGKVYSPQGFQFWPAANAIYRRETFDNYPGARGILQSVYEGLQLPMDLALQVESRYFASVLKSPEAAAMIRSLFVSMQELNKGARRPADQRPNKIKTVGVLGAGFMGAGIAYVTAKAGIDVILLDRDVAAAEKGKAHSDELMTKAVKRGKATAEDKDRLLARITPTTDYADLEPCDLIIEAVFEDRDIKKTVTEATEAVIKPRAVYASNTSTLPISSLAEASKRPKNFIGIHFFSPVDKMMLVEVIMGKKTGDKALAMALDYIRAIKKTPIVVNDSRGFYTSRVVMTYIREGLMMLGDGVPAAMIENLGRMAGMPVGPLSLADEVALDLAWKIVAATRKDLGDKYVAGPLDNILEEMVIRRERFGRKNAKGFYDYPQGGKKHLWPGIPEVAGKPKAADAFDVEELKQRLLVMQALETARCFEEKVLTDVREADVGSILGFGFAPFTGGTLSYIDAMGTEAFVELCKKFTKKWGPRFKPNRLLREMAKNGETFYGRFAPAAQEEEKQVA, from the coding sequence ATGGCTTACAAGAACTTCACCATCGAAACCGATGCCGACGGCATCGCCCTCGTCACCTGGGACATGCCGGGCAAGTCCATGAATGTCTTCGACATGGAGGTGATGGACGAGCTTGAGGCGGTTTTGAACCAGACGGTCGCCGATGATGCGATCAAGGGCGTCGTCGTCACCTCCGGCAAGGAGGGGAGCTTTTCCGGCGGTGCGGATCTGACCATGCTGGAAGGCCTGTTGCGCCAGTTCCATGCCGAGAGCAGCCGGGATCCGGAAGCCGCGGCCAAGGAACTGCTGGCGCAGTCGCGCCGCATGTCCCTGCTCTACCGGGCGCTTGAGACCTGCGGCAAGCCCTGGGTTGCGGCGATCAACGGCGTCTGCATGGGCGGTGCGACGGAACTGGCGCTTGCCTGTCATGCCCGCGTCGTCTCCGACGCCGATGCGGTGAAAATCGCGTTGCCGGAGGTCAAGGTCGGCCTTTTCCCCGGTGCCGGCGGCACACAGCGCGTGATGCGGATGACGGATGCGCAGGCGGGCCTGCAATTCCTGCTTCAGGGCCGAACCCTCGATGGCACCAAGGCGAAGGCCATGGGTCTCGTTGACGAGATCGCGCCGAAGAAGAAACTCATCGAGGCCGCCAAGAAGCTCCTGAAGGCGGGCGTCGATCCGAAAAAGCCGTGGGACAAGAAGGGCTTCAAGTCTCCGTCCGGGAAAGTGTATTCCCCGCAAGGCTTCCAGTTCTGGCCCGCGGCCAACGCCATCTATCGCCGCGAAACCTTCGACAATTACCCCGGTGCGCGCGGCATTCTGCAGTCGGTCTATGAAGGCCTTCAACTGCCGATGGATCTCGCGCTTCAGGTTGAAAGCCGCTATTTCGCGAGCGTTCTGAAGAGCCCGGAGGCGGCGGCAATGATCCGCTCGCTCTTCGTCTCCATGCAGGAGTTGAACAAAGGGGCCCGCCGCCCGGCGGATCAGCGTCCCAACAAGATCAAGACCGTCGGCGTTCTGGGTGCGGGCTTCATGGGCGCGGGCATCGCCTATGTCACCGCCAAGGCGGGCATCGACGTCATCCTGCTCGACCGCGACGTGGCTGCTGCGGAAAAGGGCAAGGCCCATTCCGACGAACTCATGACCAAGGCGGTCAAGCGCGGCAAGGCAACCGCTGAGGACAAGGACAGGCTGCTTGCCCGCATCACGCCGACCACCGACTACGCCGACCTTGAGCCCTGCGATCTGATCATCGAGGCGGTGTTTGAGGACCGGGACATCAAGAAGACCGTGACGGAGGCCACCGAGGCGGTCATCAAGCCGCGGGCCGTCTATGCGTCCAACACCTCCACGCTGCCGATCAGCTCGCTGGCGGAAGCCTCCAAGCGACCGAAGAACTTCATCGGCATCCACTTCTTCTCGCCCGTCGACAAGATGATGCTGGTGGAAGTGATCATGGGCAAGAAGACCGGCGACAAGGCGCTGGCCATGGCGCTCGACTATATCCGCGCCATCAAGAAGACGCCCATCGTGGTCAATGACAGCCGAGGCTTCTACACCTCGCGCGTCGTCATGACCTATATCCGCGAAGGCCTGATGATGCTGGGCGACGGCGTTCCGGCGGCGATGATCGAGAACCTGGGCCGCATGGCCGGCATGCCCGTGGGCCCGCTTTCGCTGGCGGATGAAGTGGCGCTCGATCTTGCCTGGAAGATCGTTGCCGCGACCCGCAAGGACTTGGGCGACAAATACGTCGCCGGGCCGCTCGACAACATCCTGGAAGAGATGGTGATCAGGCGGGAACGCTTCGGGCGCAAGAACGCCAAGGGCTTTTATGACTACCCGCAAGGCGGCAAGAAGCACCTGTGGCCGGGCATCCCGGAAGTTGCCGGAAAGCCCAAGGCGGCGGATGCCTTCGACGTGGAGGAACTGAAGCAACGTCTTCTGGTGATGCAGGCGCTGGAGACCGCGCGCTGCTTTGAAGAGAAGGTGCTCACCGACGTGCGAGAGGCCGATGTCGGCTCCATTCTCGGCTTCGGATTCGCGCCGTTCACCGGCGGCACACTCTCCTATATTGACGCCATGGGCACGGAAGCCTTCGTGGAGCTCTGCAAGAAGTTCACGAAGAAATGGGGCCCACGCTTCAAACCGAACCGTCTGCTGCGCGAAATGGCGAAGAACGGCGAGACCTTCTATGGCCGTTTCGCACCCGCCGCGCAGGAAGAGGAAAAGCAGGTGGCCTGA
- a CDS encoding glycosyltransferase, with the protein MSGPLFTILLPVLRPPDLLPIAIDSVLAQTVRDFELCVVCDGAPAETADCARRYAERDPRVKVFIFEKGERHGEVHRHAVLEQSCARYVTHMGDDDLWFPDYLAQSAKLMETADFGNLLQLEVVLFRGLQLREGDLADPATRQKMLDEKWNFFGPSVASYHLSAYRALPVGWAPAPPDVWTDLHMWRKFLRAEGLTFATRFVIEAVKFAADGRQNMSMEERREEILPFAEAFAREEDRADLREAGFRAGLNRMYEKCDAFKTKGDALRGQRDRLQAELELSRQKLDRLTLGPMRRFLSAPFR; encoded by the coding sequence ATGAGCGGACCGCTTTTCACCATCCTGCTTCCAGTCCTGCGCCCACCGGATCTCCTTCCCATCGCGATCGACTCTGTCCTGGCGCAGACGGTGCGCGATTTCGAGCTTTGCGTTGTCTGCGATGGCGCGCCTGCGGAGACGGCGGATTGCGCGCGTCGCTACGCCGAACGCGATCCGCGCGTGAAGGTGTTTATCTTCGAGAAAGGTGAGCGCCACGGGGAGGTCCATCGTCATGCCGTTCTGGAGCAGTCCTGCGCCCGCTATGTGACGCATATGGGCGATGACGACCTCTGGTTTCCCGACTATCTGGCCCAATCGGCGAAGCTGATGGAGACGGCGGATTTCGGCAATCTGTTGCAGCTGGAAGTCGTTCTCTTCCGCGGCTTGCAGCTTCGGGAAGGCGATCTGGCCGATCCCGCAACGCGGCAGAAGATGCTGGACGAGAAATGGAATTTCTTCGGCCCGTCGGTTGCGAGCTATCACCTGTCGGCCTATCGCGCTCTGCCCGTCGGCTGGGCCCCTGCGCCGCCGGATGTGTGGACGGATCTACATATGTGGCGGAAGTTCCTGCGTGCCGAAGGGCTGACCTTCGCAACCCGCTTCGTCATTGAAGCCGTGAAATTCGCCGCCGATGGCCGCCAGAACATGAGCATGGAGGAGCGGCGGGAGGAAATCCTGCCCTTTGCCGAAGCATTCGCTCGTGAAGAGGACCGCGCAGACCTGCGAGAGGCCGGTTTTCGGGCGGGGCTGAACCGAATGTACGAAAAATGTGATGCGTTCAAGACGAAAGGCGATGCGCTTCGCGGTCAGCGCGACCGCTTGCAGGCGGAACTGGAGCTTTCACGGCAGAAGCTGGATCGCCTGACACTTGGCCCCATGCGCCGTTTCCTGTCCGCGCCATTCCGTTGA
- a CDS encoding Gfo/Idh/MocA family oxidoreductase yields the protein MGPSIGLAGFGRWGKLIFRDLRKLGAHVHVAVPSDASREEALAQGAVSVCARTQDLPALDGYVVAVPTVFHAEVLGMLAEREKPIFVEKPMTCDGASARELSARHGERIFVMDKWRYHPGIVALGQMVRNGELGEIRAINTYRLGWGNPHCDVDACWILMPHDLSIVLEILGHIPAARQAVAYGQAQACSEMTAILQDGEEGARVKVEVSALHPVSRRSVVVIGTKGSAQLADSYETALVLRDGAPGENAARKRECPVGDAMPLLLELEAFLAHVRGGPPPKSSAAEGALVVQRIEELRALAGIG from the coding sequence ATGGGTCCGTCAATCGGCCTCGCGGGTTTCGGGCGTTGGGGCAAGCTCATTTTCCGCGACCTCAGAAAACTCGGGGCGCATGTCCATGTGGCGGTGCCCAGCGATGCCTCGCGCGAGGAGGCGCTGGCGCAAGGGGCCGTTTCCGTGTGCGCGCGGACGCAGGACCTGCCGGCGCTTGACGGCTATGTCGTCGCGGTGCCCACCGTATTCCACGCCGAGGTGCTCGGTATGCTGGCGGAGCGGGAAAAGCCGATTTTTGTCGAAAAGCCGATGACCTGCGATGGCGCAAGCGCGCGTGAACTTTCGGCGCGACATGGCGAACGCATCTTCGTCATGGACAAGTGGCGCTATCACCCCGGCATCGTCGCCCTGGGCCAGATGGTCCGCAACGGCGAGCTCGGTGAAATCCGGGCGATCAATACCTATCGCCTCGGCTGGGGAAATCCGCACTGCGATGTGGACGCCTGCTGGATCCTCATGCCCCACGATCTGTCCATCGTTCTGGAAATTCTCGGGCACATACCGGCAGCTCGTCAGGCCGTCGCGTATGGCCAGGCACAGGCATGCAGCGAGATGACTGCCATTTTGCAGGATGGGGAGGAGGGGGCCCGGGTGAAGGTCGAGGTGTCCGCTCTCCATCCCGTGTCGCGGCGCTCGGTCGTTGTCATCGGGACAAAGGGCTCCGCGCAACTTGCGGATTCCTATGAGACCGCCCTGGTGCTTCGCGATGGGGCTCCGGGTGAAAACGCGGCACGAAAGCGCGAATGCCCGGTCGGTGACGCCATGCCGCTGCTTTTGGAACTTGAGGCGTTTCTGGCCCATGTGCGGGGCGGTCCGCCGCCGAAATCGAGCGCAGCCGAAGGGGCCCTGGTCGTTCAACGCATAGAGGAATTGCGCGCATTGGCCGGGATCGGGTGA
- a CDS encoding dTDP-4-dehydrorhamnose 3,5-epimerase family protein has protein sequence MGETLRDLPDGVELRVLTPHADGRGVFLEMYREEWAIGGDLIQWNAVHSAPNVLRGVHVHANHVDYLIPVAGTLVLGLYDLRTQSPTSGRSVMLEIDGAKPKAVSIPIGVCHGFYFPVPSVHVYAVSSYWDGSDEFGCRYDDPGLRLNWPSVDPLLSEKDRDACSLEEMRGRFLAHWNAHNPGKPL, from the coding sequence ATGGGGGAGACACTGCGCGATCTGCCGGATGGCGTTGAACTGCGCGTCTTGACACCGCATGCCGACGGGCGCGGCGTCTTTCTGGAAATGTATCGCGAGGAATGGGCGATTGGCGGCGATCTCATTCAATGGAATGCGGTCCACAGCGCGCCGAATGTCCTGCGCGGTGTGCATGTGCACGCCAATCATGTCGACTATCTCATTCCCGTTGCCGGAACGCTGGTGCTCGGGCTCTACGATTTGCGAACGCAGAGCCCGACCTCCGGCCGTTCGGTCATGCTGGAAATCGATGGCGCGAAGCCGAAAGCGGTCTCCATTCCGATCGGCGTTTGCCATGGCTTCTATTTCCCGGTGCCCTCCGTCCATGTTTATGCGGTCAGCAGCTACTGGGACGGGTCCGACGAGTTCGGATGCCGCTATGACGATCCGGGACTTCGCCTGAACTGGCCATCTGTCGATCCGCTTCTTTCCGAAAAGGATCGTGACGCCTGTTCGCTGGAGGAGATGCGAGGCCGGTTCCTTGCGCATTGGAACGCGCATAATCCCGGAAAACCGCTCTAG
- a CDS encoding DUF6460 domain-containing protein, with translation MRNEKLTRFFGGSPGHVVLRLAVISFVVGIIMSSIDLYPMDLIYWIEDVVRGIWNMGFDAIRRFGSYFLLGAMVVVPIWLIGRFMKIGRGEP, from the coding sequence ATGCGCAACGAAAAGCTCACCCGTTTCTTTGGAGGCTCGCCGGGCCATGTGGTCCTGCGTCTTGCGGTCATTTCCTTCGTGGTCGGCATCATCATGTCGTCCATCGATCTTTATCCGATGGATCTGATCTACTGGATCGAGGACGTGGTGCGCGGGATCTGGAACATGGGCTTTGACGCCATCCGCCGCTTCGGCAGCTACTTCCTGCTGGGCGCGATGGTCGTGGTCCCGATCTGGCTGATCGGTCGGTTCATGAAGATCGGACGCGGCGAACCGTAA
- a CDS encoding histone deacetylase, whose translation MALSIVHNPDYNAELPQGHRFPIGKFRRVAEILMEDGLAAPGSYHMPAPAPADWIALAHERGYVDRVFHCHVEPSIAREIGFPMVESVARRARCATAGTVLTGRLALEEGIACNTAGGSHHARFEHGAGFCVFNDVAVAIRVLQADGVIERAMVIDLDVHQGDGTAAIFSGDDSVFTLSVHAEKNYPVRKKPSDLDIGLADGATDDTYLEALRSALTGRVEAFRPDIVFYNAGVDPHRDDRLGRLALSDEGLVARDRFVIETVREAGVALAGVMGGGYSFDIDALAHRHAAFYRVASEFT comes from the coding sequence ATGGCACTATCGATTGTTCATAACCCCGATTACAACGCCGAATTGCCACAAGGGCATCGTTTCCCCATAGGCAAGTTCCGCCGCGTGGCCGAGATCCTGATGGAAGACGGGCTGGCGGCTCCGGGGAGTTACCACATGCCCGCCCCCGCGCCGGCAGACTGGATCGCGCTTGCCCATGAGCGCGGGTACGTCGATCGTGTCTTCCATTGCCATGTGGAGCCTTCCATCGCGCGTGAGATCGGGTTTCCGATGGTGGAGAGCGTGGCGCGCCGCGCGCGCTGTGCCACAGCCGGTACGGTGCTGACGGGGCGGCTTGCGCTGGAGGAGGGCATCGCCTGCAACACCGCCGGTGGCAGCCACCATGCGCGCTTTGAACATGGGGCCGGGTTCTGCGTCTTTAACGATGTGGCGGTGGCGATCCGCGTGCTTCAGGCCGATGGGGTGATCGAGCGGGCGATGGTGATCGATCTCGATGTGCATCAAGGCGACGGCACCGCGGCGATCTTTTCCGGCGATGACAGCGTGTTCACCCTGTCGGTACATGCGGAGAAGAACTACCCGGTCCGCAAGAAACCCTCCGATCTGGATATCGGCCTGGCCGACGGGGCGACCGACGACACCTATCTGGAGGCCTTGCGCTCAGCCCTGACCGGGCGGGTTGAAGCCTTCAGGCCGGATATCGTCTTCTACAACGCCGGTGTCGATCCGCACCGGGATGACCGCCTCGGCAGGCTGGCGCTCTCCGACGAGGGGCTCGTTGCCCGCGATCGTTTCGTGATCGAGACCGTGCGCGAAGCGGGCGTTGCTCTGGCAGGTGTGATGGGCGGCGGCTATTCCTTCGATATCGATGCGCTGGCGCATCGCCACGCCGCGTTTTACCGGGTGGCTTCGGAATTCACCTGA
- a CDS encoding MATE family efflux transporter: protein MSAVQRPFEVTNRSVLALAIPMTLAYLSTPILGVVDTAVIGQLGSAALVGGIAVGGIIFDLLFTTFNFLRSGTTGLTAQATGSGDGKEVRAIPLRALIIAFAAGLAMFALQWPIIEIGLYLLGGSDEVQAATRSYFSWRILGTPFALANYAILGWFLGLGRAGLGLALQSVLNGANIVLSILFVMGLGWGVSGVAIGTVIAETSTTIVGLVLVWQHFKGARLPSLQRIFNRHRFARMLGVNRDIMIRSFTVLFAFAFFTSRGAAQGDVMLAANSILQKFFMVGGYFLDGFATAAEQIVGRSLGARYRPAFDRAVRLTVTWGFALAGIATLAFWIGGPWLIDLMTTSEPVRATARIYMIWAVLTPLLGVMAFQMDGVFIGATWSRDMRNMMLLSMALYLAAYYVLFPLMGNHGLWLALEIFLGARGITLWAICGIRAREAFGATEQRGG from the coding sequence ATGTCCGCCGTCCAGCGCCCCTTCGAGGTGACGAACAGGTCCGTTCTGGCACTCGCAATCCCGATGACGCTGGCCTACCTGTCCACGCCCATTCTCGGCGTCGTCGATACGGCCGTGATCGGGCAATTGGGCTCCGCCGCCCTTGTCGGCGGCATCGCCGTGGGCGGGATCATCTTCGATCTGTTGTTCACGACCTTCAATTTCCTGCGCTCCGGCACCACCGGCCTCACCGCGCAGGCCACGGGTTCAGGCGACGGCAAGGAAGTGCGCGCGATCCCCTTGCGCGCGCTCATCATCGCCTTTGCGGCTGGCCTCGCCATGTTTGCCCTGCAATGGCCGATCATCGAGATCGGCCTTTATCTGCTGGGCGGCAGTGATGAGGTTCAGGCGGCCACGCGCAGCTATTTCTCCTGGCGCATCCTCGGCACGCCCTTCGCGCTCGCCAACTACGCCATTCTCGGCTGGTTTCTTGGCCTGGGACGCGCCGGACTTGGGCTCGCCCTGCAAAGCGTGCTGAACGGGGCCAATATCGTGCTTTCCATCCTGTTCGTGATGGGGCTCGGATGGGGTGTGAGCGGTGTTGCGATCGGCACAGTCATTGCGGAGACCTCCACGACCATCGTCGGCCTGGTGCTTGTCTGGCAGCATTTCAAAGGCGCGAGACTGCCGTCGCTCCAGCGGATCTTCAACCGCCACCGTTTCGCCCGGATGCTGGGCGTCAACCGCGATATCATGATCCGGTCCTTCACGGTGCTCTTCGCGTTCGCCTTCTTCACCTCGCGCGGTGCGGCGCAGGGCGATGTCATGCTGGCGGCGAACTCCATCCTCCAGAAGTTCTTCATGGTGGGCGGCTATTTCCTCGACGGGTTCGCCACCGCCGCAGAGCAGATCGTGGGACGGTCGCTTGGGGCGCGCTACCGGCCCGCCTTCGATCGCGCCGTACGCCTGACCGTCACCTGGGGCTTTGCGCTGGCCGGCATCGCGACCCTCGCCTTCTGGATCGGCGGGCCGTGGCTCATCGATCTGATGACGACCAGCGAGCCGGTCAGGGCCACCGCGCGGATCTACATGATCTGGGCTGTGCTGACGCCGCTTCTGGGGGTGATGGCCTTTCAGATGGACGGCGTCTTCATCGGAGCGACCTGGTCGCGCGACATGCGCAACATGATGCTGCTCTCGATGGCGCTTTATCTCGCCGCCTATTACGTGCTCTTCCCGCTCATGGGCAATCACGGGCTCTGGCTGGCTTTGGAGATCTTTCTGGGCGCGCGCGGGATCACTCTTTGGGCCATATGCGGGATCCGGGCGCGCGAGGCTTTTGGCGCAACCGAACAGCGCGGCGGCTGA